The proteins below come from a single uncultured Dethiosulfovibrio sp. genomic window:
- a CDS encoding AbgT family transporter — protein MTGKRWYERIPNPFALLFLIIIAVGLLTYIIPAGEFERVNVGGRMGVVAGTYHSVEQSPVGFFDLFKALPIGMVKSASIIFITLISGALFGLLNSTGALENAVGLVVRKIGINKRNRLIWLITFIFGFMGATVGFENNIALVPIAVLVALALGGDLMVGAGMAVAGIGVGFATSPINPYTVGVGDVIANLPMFSGALLRSGFCIASLAIVADHTCRYLTRIDKDPTRSLVTGIGTEGLALRRPLEEYSLSGRDKVVLASFLIGMATILFGVFTWGWYITEISAVFIVMAVAAGILAGMTSDEIVAKMVKGASDIVGGALIIGVARGIQVILDDGRIGDTIVQSLATPLADLPVTLSAILMTVVHSVINFFIPSGSGQAMATLPIMIPLSDLIGMTRQTAILAFQVGDGVMNLLVPTLGGLLAMIALARVPFDRWFRFAFPLAMKILVMSWFFLAFAVFINWGPA, from the coding sequence ATGACAGGTAAACGTTGGTATGAGAGGATTCCCAACCCATTCGCCCTGCTTTTTCTGATTATAATAGCGGTAGGTCTCCTGACCTATATCATCCCTGCGGGAGAGTTCGAGAGGGTCAACGTAGGAGGCCGAATGGGAGTTGTCGCCGGGACCTATCACTCTGTGGAACAGTCCCCTGTGGGCTTTTTCGACCTCTTCAAGGCACTGCCTATAGGCATGGTCAAATCGGCCAGCATAATCTTCATTACCCTCATATCCGGGGCACTCTTCGGCCTTCTAAACTCCACCGGGGCCCTTGAGAACGCCGTGGGGTTGGTGGTCAGAAAGATAGGCATCAACAAGAGAAACAGGCTCATATGGCTTATAACCTTTATATTCGGCTTCATGGGAGCCACCGTGGGGTTTGAGAACAACATCGCCCTAGTTCCTATTGCGGTCTTGGTCGCCCTCGCACTGGGAGGCGATCTCATGGTAGGAGCTGGAATGGCCGTCGCCGGGATAGGCGTAGGGTTTGCCACCTCCCCTATAAATCCCTACACCGTAGGTGTAGGAGATGTAATAGCCAACCTTCCTATGTTCTCCGGCGCTCTGCTGAGAAGTGGTTTTTGCATCGCCAGCTTGGCCATAGTCGCCGACCACACCTGCCGTTATCTCACTAGGATAGATAAAGATCCCACCCGTAGTCTGGTGACCGGCATAGGGACCGAGGGACTGGCCCTGAGACGTCCCCTTGAGGAATACTCCCTTAGCGGACGGGATAAAGTGGTTCTGGCCTCCTTTTTGATCGGAATGGCGACCATACTCTTCGGGGTCTTTACCTGGGGATGGTATATCACCGAGATATCGGCGGTGTTCATCGTGATGGCGGTGGCGGCTGGAATCCTTGCGGGAATGACCTCCGACGAGATAGTGGCGAAGATGGTCAAGGGAGCCAGCGATATCGTAGGGGGAGCCCTTATCATAGGCGTTGCCCGGGGAATTCAGGTTATCCTTGACGATGGCAGGATAGGGGACACCATAGTGCAGAGCCTGGCTACGCCTCTGGCCGATCTGCCTGTTACCCTGTCGGCAATACTGATGACCGTGGTCCACAGCGTGATAAACTTCTTCATCCCCTCTGGCAGCGGACAGGCAATGGCCACCTTGCCGATCATGATCCCCCTCAGCGATCTGATAGGCATGACCAGACAGACCGCTATCCTGGCCTTCCAGGTCGGAGACGGAGTCATGAACCTGCTGGTACCGACCTTGGGAGGACTGCTGGCCATGATAGCCCTGGCCCGGGTTCCTTTCGACAGATGGTTTCGCTTTGCCTTCCCTCTGGCTATGAAGATACTGGTCATGAGCTGGTTTTTCCTGGCCTTTGCGGTGTTTATAAACTGGGGGCCAGCGTAG
- a CDS encoding ornithine cyclodeaminase family protein, whose protein sequence is MSEIRILSRSDIDGLLNLAEVVEAVERSYVQKSTGKGSLWPMVFHEFDPGRADLDIKSGDLAEEGIFGFKLVSWFGDNHRRGLPELFGTVMVFDINSGKPRALLDGGAMTHLRTGAAGAIGAKYLARPDSKNLLMVGTGGLAPFEIAAVLSIFPDMENVWISNPRDPERALGRLEGISGVVRSLLAKSGIKNHGARISVTQNLKEAVGESDVIVTATPSTRPVILAEWIAPGTHLSCMGSDMSGKQEIDSSVFRKAKVVVDDVEQCLSVGECEIPTKEGVFSREGIYCEIGEIIDGRVSGRADSDEITVFDSTGIALQDLACAALALSRAERENLGVTVEL, encoded by the coding sequence ATGAGCGAAATCCGTATACTGAGTCGATCGGATATAGACGGTTTGCTTAACTTAGCTGAGGTCGTCGAGGCGGTGGAAAGGTCCTACGTTCAGAAGTCGACGGGGAAGGGATCCCTCTGGCCCATGGTTTTTCACGAGTTTGATCCAGGTCGTGCCGATCTGGACATAAAATCGGGAGACCTGGCAGAAGAGGGGATCTTCGGTTTTAAGTTGGTTTCCTGGTTTGGGGACAATCATCGCAGAGGACTTCCCGAGCTTTTTGGGACGGTTATGGTGTTCGACATAAACTCGGGAAAGCCCAGAGCCCTTCTGGACGGAGGAGCGATGACCCATCTAAGGACCGGAGCCGCCGGAGCCATCGGGGCAAAATATCTGGCCCGTCCCGACTCTAAGAACCTCCTGATGGTAGGGACAGGAGGGTTGGCACCTTTCGAGATAGCGGCGGTTCTATCGATCTTCCCCGACATGGAGAACGTGTGGATCTCCAATCCAAGGGATCCTGAGCGTGCCTTAGGCAGACTGGAGGGGATAAGTGGCGTTGTTCGCTCTCTTTTGGCTAAATCGGGCATAAAGAACCATGGAGCTCGGATTTCCGTTACCCAGAATCTGAAAGAGGCGGTAGGGGAGAGCGACGTCATAGTTACGGCGACTCCCTCGACCAGGCCAGTCATCCTAGCAGAGTGGATAGCTCCAGGAACTCACCTCAGCTGCATGGGGTCCGATATGAGCGGGAAACAGGAGATTGACTCATCGGTCTTTAGGAAGGCCAAGGTGGTAGTGGACGACGTGGAACAGTGTCTTTCGGTAGGTGAGTGCGAGATACCGACGAAAGAGGGAGTGTTCTCAAGGGAGGGTATTTACTGCGAGATCGGGGAGATAATAGATGGCAGAGTGTCAGGAAGAGCCGATAGTGACGAGATCACCGTTTTCGACTCGACGGGCATAGCCCTACAGGACCTGGCCTGTGCCGCTTTGGCCCTCTCCAGGGCGGAGAGGGAAAACTTAGGAGTGACGGTCGAGCTCTAG
- a CDS encoding methyltransferase domain-containing protein, with protein MDKQTIHYYDRNAEDLGRSYDSADLTDLHELLGRRLRPGWDVLEIGCGTGRDGLFMASLGCRITAVDGSSSMVDLTRQTFLKAGETCQVMEAAFPLPHGHALLGKAFDAVISIAMLMHVPEGDMVLLAEQIGSLLKEKGLFICSFCSGERQGDERLYVDRDPDQVRGLFETAGFRLLSQGQNRDGMGRDLHWHTMVFERSNCL; from the coding sequence ATGGACAAGCAGACCATTCATTACTACGACAGAAACGCAGAAGACCTCGGGCGAAGCTACGACTCAGCGGACCTAACCGACCTCCACGAACTCCTCGGTCGTCGGTTACGCCCAGGGTGGGACGTCCTGGAGATAGGCTGTGGAACCGGAAGGGACGGCCTGTTTATGGCTTCCCTAGGGTGCAGGATAACGGCGGTGGACGGAAGCTCCTCCATGGTTGACCTGACAAGACAGACATTCTTGAAAGCTGGAGAGACCTGCCAGGTCATGGAGGCCGCCTTTCCCCTGCCGCATGGGCACGCCCTGTTGGGTAAAGCCTTCGACGCCGTCATCTCCATAGCCATGTTGATGCACGTCCCAGAGGGGGACATGGTCCTCCTGGCCGAACAGATAGGGTCCCTCCTGAAGGAGAAAGGCCTGTTTATCTGCTCCTTCTGCTCCGGCGAGAGACAGGGAGACGAGAGGCTCTACGTGGATCGGGACCCCGATCAGGTCAGGGGGCTGTTCGAGACGGCGGGCTTCAGGCTCCTCAGCCAGGGGCAAAATCGAGACGGCATGGGGCGGGACCTGCACTGGCACACCATGGTATTTGAGAGATCAAACTGCCTATAG
- the meaB gene encoding methylmalonyl Co-A mutase-associated GTPase MeaB — protein MAYDTYRPDWVPEDGDSQFSCRVMTGVEGVKDGAGTTGTAKAPTRQKLTLDDYERGILEGNRMILSRAITLIESNAPKHFDPAQELVQRVLPHTGGAIRVGITGVPGVGKSTFIEALGCTLCEAGHKVAVLAVDPSSSVSGGSILGDKTRMEYLTREPRAFIRPSPSSGTLGGVTRKSRETLLLCEAAGYDVILVETVGVGQSETTVRSMVDFFMVLVLTGAGDDLQGIKKGIIELADAIVVNKADGDNRRKALVTRADYEQILHYLRPATEGWTTGAYTCSAITKEGIEDVWNVVLRFKEQMERSGYFRTRRSRQAMEWMDTMVKEYLHHRVAQDQAISTKRSEIQKLVESGETPPTMAAKMIIEVMERKLFCR, from the coding sequence ATGGCCTACGACACCTACAGGCCCGACTGGGTCCCTGAAGACGGGGACTCCCAGTTTTCCTGCCGGGTGATGACCGGGGTAGAGGGAGTTAAAGACGGGGCTGGAACCACCGGGACGGCGAAGGCTCCCACCAGGCAAAAGCTCACCCTGGACGACTACGAGAGGGGGATACTGGAGGGGAACAGGATGATCCTCTCCAGGGCCATAACCCTCATAGAGAGCAACGCCCCCAAACACTTCGACCCGGCCCAGGAGCTCGTCCAGAGGGTCCTTCCCCACACGGGAGGGGCCATAAGGGTCGGTATAACCGGAGTGCCAGGGGTTGGAAAGAGCACCTTCATAGAGGCCCTGGGATGTACCCTCTGCGAGGCTGGGCATAAGGTGGCGGTCTTGGCTGTAGATCCAAGCAGCTCGGTGTCCGGAGGATCCATCCTGGGGGACAAGACCAGGATGGAGTACCTGACCAGGGAGCCAAGGGCCTTTATCCGTCCCTCTCCCTCCAGCGGAACCCTCGGAGGGGTCACCAGAAAGAGCCGGGAGACCCTGCTGCTCTGCGAGGCGGCGGGCTACGACGTCATACTGGTCGAGACAGTAGGGGTGGGCCAGAGTGAGACCACCGTCCGGTCCATGGTGGACTTCTTCATGGTGCTGGTCCTAACAGGGGCGGGAGACGACCTTCAGGGGATAAAGAAGGGCATCATAGAGCTGGCGGATGCCATAGTGGTGAATAAGGCCGACGGCGATAATCGCCGTAAGGCCCTGGTCACCAGGGCTGACTACGAGCAGATCCTTCACTACCTCAGGCCCGCTACCGAGGGCTGGACCACCGGTGCCTACACCTGTTCCGCCATAACCAAAGAGGGGATCGAGGACGTGTGGAACGTGGTCCTTCGGTTCAAAGAGCAGATGGAGCGGTCGGGCTACTTCCGAACCAGGCGGTCCAGACAGGCCATGGAGTGGATGGATACCATGGTTAAGGAGTACCTTCACCACAGAGTGGCCCAGGATCAGGCCATATCGACCAAGCGGTCGGAGATACAGAAGCTTGTCGAGAGCGGCGAGACCCCTCCAACCATGGCGGCAAAGATGATAATAGAGGTCATGGAGAGGAAGCTTTTTTGCCGATAG
- a CDS encoding aminotransferase — translation MRIEPFKVEEWMNSYEVGAKYNIAETCVDSISIDELFQLTGKDRAAFLDEICSRRLTYGDIEGAASFREGVCRLYRTLEPKNVVPTHGAAGANHHVFYSLLEFGDEVVSIAPTYQQLYSIPRSFGVEPKLLCLREEYGYLPDLEELRSLVTPKTKIICLNNPNNPTGSLMDTETLKAIVEIARSVDAYILCDEVYRHLTQDDRWSESIADLYEKGISVSSMSKVFSLAGLRLGWIATGDREAVAKFLSHRDYTLISCGLLDEALAGEALCEGDKLIERSRGIVRRNLKILDEWVQKQPHVRYVRPRAGTTALVYYDLDVDSYDFCREMYKETGAFVTPGDCFEMEHCMRIGYGSDTETLRDGLAAIDRYIAYKIATGTKLLSGQEGTL, via the coding sequence GTGAGGATCGAGCCTTTTAAGGTAGAGGAATGGATGAACTCATACGAGGTCGGAGCGAAATACAACATCGCCGAGACCTGCGTCGATTCTATCTCGATCGACGAGCTGTTTCAGTTGACGGGAAAGGACAGGGCGGCCTTTCTGGATGAGATATGTTCAAGACGTCTGACCTACGGAGATATCGAGGGAGCCGCCTCTTTCCGTGAGGGAGTTTGCCGACTCTACAGGACCCTCGAACCTAAAAACGTGGTTCCCACCCACGGAGCGGCGGGAGCAAACCATCACGTGTTCTACTCCCTTCTAGAGTTCGGTGACGAGGTGGTCAGTATAGCGCCTACCTATCAGCAGCTCTACTCCATTCCCAGGTCTTTCGGGGTGGAGCCGAAGTTACTGTGCCTGAGGGAGGAATATGGCTATCTGCCCGATCTGGAGGAACTTCGCAGTCTGGTCACACCGAAGACTAAAATTATCTGCCTCAACAACCCAAACAACCCTACAGGATCCCTTATGGACACAGAGACATTGAAGGCTATAGTAGAGATAGCCCGTTCGGTTGACGCCTACATCCTTTGTGACGAGGTGTATCGCCACCTTACCCAGGACGATAGGTGGAGCGAATCCATAGCAGATCTATACGAAAAAGGGATATCGGTCTCCAGTATGAGCAAAGTATTCTCCTTGGCTGGACTGCGTTTAGGGTGGATCGCGACCGGTGACCGTGAGGCTGTGGCAAAGTTCCTCTCTCACCGGGATTACACCCTGATCAGCTGCGGCCTCCTGGACGAGGCTCTGGCGGGGGAGGCTCTCTGTGAGGGGGACAAACTTATCGAGAGAAGTCGAGGTATAGTTCGTCGAAACCTCAAGATACTGGACGAGTGGGTCCAAAAACAGCCACACGTCCGATACGTCAGGCCCAGAGCTGGAACTACCGCCCTGGTCTATTACGATCTGGACGTGGACAGTTACGACTTTTGCCGTGAGATGTACAAAGAGACAGGGGCTTTTGTCACCCCAGGGGACTGTTTTGAGATGGAACACTGTATGCGTATAGGCTACGGTTCGGACACCGAGACATTGAGAGACGGTCTGGCGGCGATAGACAGGTACATAGCCTACAAGATCGCAACCGGAACGAAGCTGCTGAGCGGACAGGAGGGGACATTATGA
- a CDS encoding amidohydrolase codes for MSDIGNFRSRAKEIEAEIIGWYQHLHRKPELSFKEIETTGWIMSRLEEMGITGARTGCGDSPSGLTVDLGTGDRCVALRADMDALPVTEETGLPFSSENPGVMHACGHDGHMATLLGAARMLKERESELPGRVRLIFQPAEENSIPQSGASSMIQSGALEGVDGIFGLHVWQPLEAGDIGLSRGPLMGSSDAWTVTITGKGGHGAMPHQAIDPTVATGAFLMALQTIASRQTDPLDSVVVSVGKITAGEAFNVIPHKVTIGGTARTLSREIRDALPGKIETLAVNTAKAFGCDATLDYRKNLPPVVNDPVMADMASSVAGELFDPSRVKAVRPTMAGEDFSFYLERVPGAFVFFGMGGRGGADWPHHHPKFQVDQSILSGGSAFMASVAWRFLEGI; via the coding sequence TTGTCCGATATAGGAAATTTCAGAAGCAGGGCCAAAGAGATCGAGGCCGAGATTATCGGCTGGTATCAGCATCTTCACAGAAAGCCCGAGCTGTCCTTCAAGGAGATTGAGACCACTGGATGGATCATGAGCCGTCTGGAGGAAATGGGCATCACAGGGGCGAGGACCGGCTGTGGAGACAGCCCCTCAGGCCTGACGGTGGACCTAGGGACTGGAGACAGGTGTGTGGCTCTGAGGGCCGATATGGACGCCCTCCCTGTGACCGAGGAGACGGGGCTTCCCTTTTCCTCGGAGAACCCGGGGGTGATGCACGCCTGTGGTCACGACGGCCACATGGCGACACTTTTAGGTGCGGCTCGTATGCTCAAAGAGAGGGAATCGGAGCTTCCAGGACGGGTGCGTCTCATATTCCAGCCGGCGGAGGAAAATTCCATCCCTCAGTCCGGGGCGTCGTCGATGATCCAGTCGGGTGCCTTGGAGGGGGTTGATGGTATATTTGGCCTCCACGTATGGCAGCCCCTTGAGGCCGGGGATATAGGCCTTTCCAGAGGGCCTCTGATGGGCTCCTCCGACGCCTGGACCGTCACCATAACCGGCAAGGGAGGACATGGGGCCATGCCCCATCAGGCCATAGATCCGACGGTGGCCACGGGGGCGTTTCTCATGGCCCTCCAGACCATCGCCAGCCGCCAGACCGACCCTCTCGATAGCGTCGTCGTCAGCGTCGGAAAGATAACCGCCGGGGAGGCCTTCAACGTCATTCCCCATAAGGTGACCATAGGGGGGACCGCCAGGACCCTGTCCCGAGAGATAAGGGACGCCCTCCCGGGCAAAATAGAGACCTTGGCGGTAAACACCGCCAAGGCCTTCGGTTGCGACGCCACTTTGGACTACAGAAAAAACCTTCCTCCGGTGGTCAACGACCCAGTCATGGCCGACATGGCCTCGTCGGTGGCGGGAGAGCTCTTTGACCCGAGCAGGGTCAAGGCTGTTCGACCGACCATGGCCGGAGAGGACTTCAGCTTCTACCTGGAGAGGGTTCCGGGAGCCTTCGTCTTTTTCGGAATGGGAGGCAGAGGAGGTGCCGACTGGCCCCACCACCATCCTAAGTTCCAGGTGGATCAATCGATCCTGTCCGGCGGATCGGCCTTCATGGCCTCGGTCGCCTGGCGATTCCTGGAGGGAATCTAG
- a CDS encoding GNAT family N-acetyltransferase: MEIRRYRPSDDIDDVSRVYALSWKFGYRGIVPQDYLDGISCDRWSPFLIKDSGRLWLAVEGEEIVGATTFRGVQEGPLDGWGEIISIYLLPRYFRKGVGTELLKRAIEELLSMGHRRVFLWVLRENLRARGFYESNGFTCSGDVKVESIGGSNLEEIRYVRSL; the protein is encoded by the coding sequence ATGGAGATTAGGAGGTACAGGCCAAGCGACGATATCGACGACGTCAGCCGTGTATACGCCCTTAGCTGGAAGTTCGGCTACAGAGGGATAGTCCCACAGGATTACCTGGACGGGATATCCTGTGACAGATGGTCGCCTTTTTTGATAAAGGACTCAGGGAGGCTGTGGCTGGCCGTGGAGGGCGAGGAAATAGTAGGGGCCACCACCTTTCGAGGTGTTCAGGAAGGGCCCCTCGATGGCTGGGGAGAGATAATCTCCATCTATCTGCTTCCCCGGTATTTTCGTAAGGGGGTGGGTACGGAGCTCCTTAAAAGGGCCATAGAGGAGCTGTTATCAATGGGACATCGTCGGGTATTTCTGTGGGTATTGAGGGAAAACCTACGGGCCAGAGGGTTTTACGAGAGCAACGGGTTTACGTGCAGCGGCGACGTTAAGGTCGAGTCGATCGGGGGCAGTAACCTGGAGGAGATCAGGTACGTCAGGTCTCTATAG
- a CDS encoding sugar O-acetyltransferase, producing MDQRERMLSGLPYKAWMDGLAEERLKSRKLVQEFNLSEPDDFAKRTELIGRILGKVGKNAYIEPPFRCDYGSNIDIGDDFYANYNCIILDVANVTIGNNVMLAPNVAIYTAGHPIHPESRKSGYEYGIPITIGDNVWIGGNVVINPGVNIGHNAVIGAGSVVTRDIPDNAIAVGNPCRVVRYITEEDRKYYFKDLEFDVEDYR from the coding sequence GTGGATCAGAGGGAAAGGATGCTCTCAGGACTACCCTACAAGGCTTGGATGGACGGACTTGCGGAGGAAAGGCTTAAGTCGAGGAAGCTGGTTCAGGAGTTCAACCTATCCGAACCGGATGATTTCGCCAAAAGGACGGAGCTTATCGGCAGGATCCTGGGCAAGGTCGGGAAAAACGCCTATATCGAGCCGCCCTTCAGGTGCGACTACGGCAGCAACATAGATATAGGAGACGATTTCTACGCCAACTACAACTGCATCATCTTGGACGTGGCAAATGTGACGATAGGGAACAACGTGATGTTGGCCCCTAACGTGGCGATATACACCGCCGGACACCCGATCCACCCGGAGTCCAGAAAATCGGGCTACGAGTACGGGATCCCCATAACGATAGGGGACAACGTGTGGATCGGCGGAAACGTGGTGATCAATCCAGGGGTCAACATAGGACACAACGCGGTCATCGGCGCCGGGAGCGTCGTCACAAGGGACATACCGGACAACGCCATAGCCGTGGGCAATCCCTGCCGGGTGGTCCGGTACATAACCGAGGAGGACAGAAAATACTATTTTAAGGATCTAGAGTTCGACGTGGAGGACTACCGCTGA
- a CDS encoding IclR family transcriptional regulator, whose translation MNSNLTTKVIRLLETLFSAKEEVDLKDLSEMTDIPKSTVHRILTSLEEERWVLQDPKSRRYRIGSKLLVFANDWRLRQELVIQSDLPMRKLVEQTGETTVLAISDGEVARCIHIVESPKAIKFSFSVGGELPIYAGAMGKVLLAYCRDTFREWVLSQTLKPFTPNTLVDSVSLREDLAIVRERGYSVSIEEIDPGGTAIGAPILSPRGELIAGLILSGPKQKFEDTVEPLAKIVIQAAREISQNIS comes from the coding sequence ATGAACAGCAACCTGACGACCAAGGTGATCAGGCTTTTGGAGACCCTTTTCTCCGCCAAGGAAGAGGTTGACCTCAAGGACCTATCGGAGATGACGGACATCCCAAAGAGCACGGTACACAGGATACTGACCTCCCTGGAGGAGGAAAGATGGGTCCTCCAGGATCCTAAAAGCCGTCGTTATAGGATAGGCAGCAAGCTCCTGGTTTTCGCAAACGACTGGAGACTTAGGCAGGAACTGGTGATACAGAGCGATCTCCCAATGAGAAAGCTGGTGGAACAGACCGGCGAGACCACTGTCCTGGCGATCTCCGACGGAGAGGTCGCACGGTGTATCCATATAGTGGAATCCCCTAAGGCCATAAAGTTCTCCTTCTCCGTAGGTGGAGAGTTGCCGATCTACGCAGGAGCCATGGGAAAGGTCCTCCTGGCCTACTGTCGGGACACCTTTAGGGAGTGGGTTTTAAGCCAGACGCTAAAGCCCTTTACGCCCAACACCCTGGTGGATTCGGTCAGCCTCAGGGAGGATCTTGCGATAGTGAGGGAAAGGGGCTACTCTGTGAGCATAGAGGAGATAGACCCAGGGGGGACCGCCATAGGGGCCCCTATCCTCTCTCCCAGGGGAGAGCTTATAGCGGGGCTCATTCTGTCCGGGCCCAAGCAGAAGTTCGAGGACACGGTAGAGCCGCTGGCGAAAATAGTGATCCAGGCGGCGAGGGAGATATCTCAAAATATATCCTAG
- a CDS encoding polysaccharide deacetylase family protein, with the protein MSIKRGKDRGNVKENKKTNAVTLILFIALTALSPSSAMASPLGMDLPGVFKGIETDERVIALTFDACGKSSYVGGEMDYDEELIAFLREKAVPATLFVNERWIKAHPDLFSDLASNTLFEIGNHGTRHVPLSLTGRSAYGIAGTKGRDEVIAEVEGCGNTIESLTGSRPLFFRSGTAHYDEGSVAIVTELGYVVAGFSVNGDGGATFSSDQVRDSVMSVGPGGVVLCHMNHPESGTAEGVRAAVEKLLEDRYRFVTLSELYGMR; encoded by the coding sequence TTGTCTATAAAACGTGGAAAGGATCGAGGAAACGTGAAGGAAAACAAAAAAACTAACGCGGTCACCCTTATTTTATTCATCGCCCTGACGGCGCTATCCCCGTCGTCTGCCATGGCGTCGCCTTTGGGGATGGACCTGCCTGGTGTCTTTAAGGGTATCGAGACCGATGAGAGGGTGATAGCCCTGACCTTCGACGCCTGTGGCAAGAGCTCCTACGTCGGCGGAGAGATGGACTACGACGAAGAGCTAATAGCCTTTTTGCGGGAGAAAGCCGTCCCTGCGACCCTTTTCGTGAACGAGAGGTGGATCAAGGCCCACCCCGATCTTTTTTCTGACCTGGCCTCGAATACCCTTTTCGAGATAGGGAATCACGGGACCAGACACGTCCCTCTTTCCCTGACCGGCAGGTCGGCCTACGGCATAGCTGGGACCAAGGGAAGGGATGAGGTTATAGCTGAGGTTGAGGGGTGTGGCAACACCATAGAGAGCCTGACCGGGAGCAGGCCCCTTTTCTTCAGGTCAGGCACGGCCCATTACGACGAGGGCTCCGTTGCGATAGTGACCGAGCTGGGGTACGTGGTGGCCGGTTTCTCGGTCAACGGCGACGGAGGTGCGACCTTCTCCTCCGATCAGGTCAGGGACAGTGTTATGTCCGTCGGGCCCGGTGGAGTGGTGCTGTGCCACATGAACCACCCCGAGTCTGGCACGGCTGAGGGCGTTCGCGCTGCAGTTGAGAAGCTCCTTGAGGACCGATATCGCTTCGTCACCTTGAGCGAACTGTACGGAATGAGATGA
- a CDS encoding Zn-dependent hydrolase, which produces MRGISEKRIERELEELGGFGRDGSGGITRLSYSPSYVEAALWLIGRFRELGLKVFCDGIGNIFGVLPGEGDSIFLSGSHLDTVKSGGGFDGAAGIIVALEAVRIVKEQGITPHSNTVVAAFVEEEGASFQAALVGSAYLSGRLTDEKMASLIDDGGRTIGAVAREFCDRISPYLDGFYPLGIPSRAVEVHIEQGARLDRSGRAFCVPPAIVGTSMTEVEMTGEMNHAGTTPMDIRRDPFRALVEVASRLNGHVKKFPGAVGTIGRVILDPNVANVVPGKVTFSLDIRGPVGEDLKKLIDLVIGDCHCVAEEMGLGVKVKGGHSEPPTDLDPILRKRISEAMDKRGWSWEEFPSGAGHDAINLASICPTAMIFVPSKGGRSHCPEEWTETASLAKAAQVLADLIVDEKGVK; this is translated from the coding sequence TTGAGGGGGATTTCGGAAAAAAGGATAGAGAGGGAGCTAGAAGAACTGGGGGGCTTCGGTAGAGACGGTTCCGGGGGGATAACCAGGCTGTCGTACTCGCCCAGCTACGTCGAGGCGGCTTTATGGCTCATAGGTCGTTTCAGGGAGCTGGGGTTGAAGGTGTTCTGCGATGGAATAGGGAACATCTTCGGAGTTTTACCCGGTGAAGGGGATTCTATTTTTCTCTCTGGGTCCCATCTGGATACGGTCAAATCTGGAGGGGGCTTCGACGGCGCTGCGGGGATTATAGTCGCCCTGGAGGCCGTCAGGATAGTGAAGGAGCAGGGGATAACTCCCCACTCAAACACCGTGGTGGCAGCCTTCGTCGAGGAGGAAGGGGCGTCGTTTCAGGCCGCGTTGGTGGGAAGCGCCTACCTCTCCGGCAGGCTGACGGACGAGAAAATGGCCTCCCTGATCGACGACGGAGGACGGACCATAGGCGCTGTGGCCCGGGAGTTCTGCGACAGGATATCTCCCTATCTGGACGGTTTCTACCCCCTAGGGATTCCGTCCAGGGCGGTGGAGGTCCACATCGAACAGGGGGCCAGACTGGACAGATCGGGGAGGGCTTTTTGCGTTCCTCCTGCCATAGTCGGAACCTCCATGACCGAGGTCGAGATGACAGGGGAGATGAACCACGCAGGGACGACCCCCATGGATATCAGACGGGATCCTTTCAGGGCGTTGGTGGAGGTGGCCTCCCGGCTGAACGGCCACGTCAAAAAATTTCCCGGTGCCGTGGGGACGATAGGCCGGGTGATACTGGACCCTAATGTGGCCAACGTCGTACCGGGGAAGGTCACTTTCTCCCTGGATATCAGGGGACCTGTAGGAGAGGACCTTAAAAAACTCATAGACCTGGTGATAGGAGATTGTCACTGCGTTGCGGAGGAAATGGGGCTTGGCGTGAAGGTCAAGGGAGGGCACAGCGAGCCTCCTACCGACCTGGACCCTATCCTCAGAAAGAGGATCTCCGAGGCAATGGACAAAAGGGGTTGGAGCTGGGAGGAGTTTCCCAGCGGCGCAGGACACGACGCTATCAATTTAGCCTCGATCTGCCCAACCGCCATGATATTCGTCCCCAGCAAAGGAGGACGAAGCCATTGCCCTGAGGAGTGGACCGAAACAGCCAGCCTGGCAAAGGCAGCTCAGGTTCTGGCCGATCTTATTGTAGACGAGAAAGGTGTGAAGTAA